The Salvelinus alpinus chromosome 28, SLU_Salpinus.1, whole genome shotgun sequence genome includes a window with the following:
- the LOC139557648 gene encoding homeodomain-interacting protein kinase 1-like isoform X5: MASQLQVFSSPSVSSSAYTRTKKLKVENSVWDVSGQVGDNNYTYYQQQGPIQGNGNTSSPSASSFNPAYNSSTSNQGYPSMGGGSREQTVVRAADSTGSARGPSSSSSTSHHVKDAASSSQPGDLYHKQYSNSLKRKSEEVDSSDSVQILEELSAPVLSNRPAPGGGTTTAQSIAHSTSTTKSSNSHSEGDYQLVQHEILCSLSNSYEVLEFLGRGTFGQVAKCWKRGTNEIVAIKILKNHPSYARQGQIEVSILGRLSTENADEFNFVRSYECFQHKNHTCLVFEMLEQNLYDFLKHSKFSPLLLKSIRPVLQQVATALLKLKSLGLIHADLKPENIMLVDPLRQPYRVKVIDFGSASHVSKAVCSTYLQSRYYRAPEIILGLPFCEAIDMWSLGCVIAELFLGWPLYPGASEYDQIRYISQTQGLPAEYLLSEGTKSSRFFNRGPDSSYPLWRLKTPSEHEAELGIKSKEARKYIFNCLDDMMQVNMTSLAGTDIQAEKADRREFIDLLKKMLTLDADKRITPMKTLNHTFVTMTHLLHFPHSSHVKSCFQNMDICKRRVSPFESGKNLFSSSNTSSAATNLTVTFSSQLNQHNQMASTGGQSLSLSSNVPLLNYQSGLYQQATINIPGLHQQSVPLQTRPTQLCGQAEPFQQTLIVCPPTIQGLQSSGKHSGFPVRMDNSVPMVPQNQSTQPLHLQPGMLTQGWPAGTQQILIPSTWQQMPGMSLQNPSQTQTLVPDSPMGAPLSGGDGSGQQASHWRGRHGSHYHGIKQQDHTLGRHAPAAQFQARSQQGKRSKARHADSRARPVSSLQTAAPMVHNTPLPALSGDPIVISDTPSPAVSIITIHSDTEDEDDGKFPAASSGANQRANVISCVTVHDSHDSDSSTSSPLSPKGLANNSSSSQTSHSFSKSLAIILPLVKTQSGESRVQKTGWHDQPANVSGKSKKGTAQQSSRAGRTSISDRNQSATTSRSQPLNLSQVHQSVMSSSQDRTGGNNSSLPRQTTYPPPISSNSSYRLHEAASIFISTPNLYAYPASAALASVSQAVDQLHAGGSSRHARPNGPYSSLGLLHSQGQYHHQQQLAAQPYPVPRSSAAAYQLSQRKLSQYPYL, encoded by the exons ATGGCTTCCCAGCTCCAGGttttctcctctccctcagtctcctcCAGCGCATACACCCGCACCAAGAAATTGAAGGTAGAGAACAGTGTGTGGGATGTGAGCGGCCAGGTGGGAGACAACAATTACACTTACTACCAGCAGCAGGGCCCCATCCAGGGCAATGGAAACACATCCTCCCCCTCTGCATCAAGTTTCAACCCAGCATACAACTCCTCCACCTCCAACCAGGGGTATCCATCAATGGGGGGAGGCTCCCGGGAGCAGACAGTCGTACGGGCGGCAGACAGCACAGGCAGTGCCCGGggaccctcttcctcctcctctaccagtCACCATGTCAAGGATGCTGCATCCTCCTCCCAGCCAGGGGACCTATACCACAAGCAGTACAGTAACAGCCTGAAGAGGAAAAGTGAGGAGGTGGACAGCAGTGACAGTGTTCAGATCCTGGAGGAGCTCTCTGCCCCTGTGCTCTCCAACCGCCCCGCTCCTGGTGGGGGGACCACCACAGCCCAGTCAATAGCACATTCCACCTCCACCACTAAGAGTAGTAACTCCCACAGTGAGGGAGACTACCAGCTAGTGCAGCATGAGATCCTGTGTTCTTTGTCTAACAGTTATGAGGTGCTGGAGTTCCTAGGGAGAGGTACATTTGGCCAGGTGGCTAAATGCTGGAAGCGTGGCACCAATGAAATCGTGGCCATCAAGATATTGAAGAATCATCCTTCATATGCCCGGCAAGGTCAAATTGAG GTGAGTATCCTGGGCAGACTGAGCACAGAGAACGCAGACGAGTTCAACTTTGTGCGTTCCTACGAGTGTTTCCAACACAAGAACCACACTTGTCTCGTGTTTGAGATGTTGGAGCAGAATCTCTATGACTTTCTGAAGCACAGCAAGTTCAGCCCGCTGCTGCTCAAGTCCATCCGGCCTGTGCTGCAGCAG GTGGCCACGGCCCTGTTGAAGCTGAAGAGCCTGGGTCTAATCCATGCTGACCTGAAGCCTGAGAACATCATGCTGGTGGATCCTCTCAGACAACCCTACAGGGTGAAGGTCATCGACTTCGGCTCCGCCAGCCACGTTTCTAAGGCAGTGTGTTCCACCTACCTACAGTCACGCTACTACCG GGCGCCAGAGATCATCCTGGGCCTTCCCTTCTGTGAAGCTATAGATATGTGGTCTCTGGGCTGCGTCATTGCTGAACTGTTCTTGGGTTGGCCTCTTTATCCTGGTGCCTCAGAGTATGATCAG ATCCGGTACATCTCCCAGACCCAGGGCCTGCCTGCTGAATACCTCCTGAGTGAAGGCACCAAATCCAGTCGCTTCTTTAACAGAGGCCCTGACTCCAGCTACCCCCTATGGAGGCTCAAG ACTCCTTCAGAGCACGAGGCGGAGCTGGGGATAAAGTCAAAGGAGGCTCGGAAATACATCTTCAACTGTCTGGATGATATGATGCAG GTGAACATGACTAGTCTGGCGGGGACTGACATCCAGGCAGAGAAGGCGGACCGGAGAGAGTTTATTGACCTGCTGAAGAAGATGCTAACGCTGGACGCAGACAAACGCATCACCCCCATGAAGACCCTCAACCACACCTTCGTCACCATGACCCACCTGCTGCACTTCCCTCACAGCTCACA TGTGAAGTCGTGCTTCCAGAACATGGACATTTGCAAGCGAAGGGTCAGCCCTTTCGAGAGTGGAAAGAATCTGTTTTCTAGCAGCAACACCTCCAGTGCAGCTACAAACCTCACTGTTACATTTAGCAGCCAGCTCAACCAGCACAACCAG ATGGCGTCAACCGGTGGCCAGTCCCTGTCCCTGAGCAGCAACGTCCCTCTGCTGAACTACCAGTCGGGGCTGTATCAGCAGGCTACTATCAACATCCCAGGTCTCCACCAGCAAAGTGTCCCTCTGCAGACCAGACCCACCCAGCTGTGTGGCCAGGCAGAGCCTTTCCAGCAGACTCTCATAGTCTGCCCACCCACCATCCAGG GCCTCCAGTCATCCGGTAAACACTCTGGGTTCCCAGTGAGGATGGATAACTCtgttcccatggtgccccagaaCCAGTCCACTCAGCCTCTGCATCTCCAGCCTGGAATGCTCACACAG ggCTGGCCAGCAGGTACCCAGCAGATCCTCATCCCCTCCACGTGGCAGCAGATGCCAGGTATGTCCCTCCAaaaccccagccaaacccagactcTGGTCCCTGACTCCCCCATGGGAGCCCCCCTCTCTGGGGGAGACGGCTCAGGACAACAGGCCTCACACTGGAG GGGTCGTCATGGCAGTCATTACCATGGCATCAAACAGCAGGACCATACACTGGGGCGTCATGCACCTGCGGCCCAGTTCCAAGCAAGATCTCAGCAGGGGAAGAGGTCTAAGGCTCGACATGCCGACAGTAGGGCCAG GCCTGTGTCGTCGCTGCAGACAGCCGCCCCTATGGTCCACAACACACCACTGCCTGCCTTGAGTGGTGATCCAATTGTCATCTCTGATACTCCCAGCCCTGCTGTCAGCATTATCACTATCCATAGTGACACAGAGGACGAGGATGACGGGAAGTTCCCTGCTGCCAG CTCTGGTGCTAACCAGCGGGCCAACGTGATTAGCTGTGTGACAGTCCACGACTCGCATGACTCTGACTCGTCCACCAGCAGTCCCCTGAGCCCCAAGGGCCTGGCCAACAACTCCTCCTCGTCCCAGACCTCCCACTCCTTCTCCAAGTCTCTAGCCATCATCCTGCCCTTAGTGAAGACCCAGTCTGGGGAGAGCAGAGTACAAAAAACAGGTTGGCATG ATCAACCTGCTAATGTCTCTGGTAAATCCAAGAAGGGGACAGCTCAGCAGTCCAGCAGGGCAGGAAGGACCTCCATTTCTGATCGCAACCAGAGTGCCACAACTAGCAGATCCCAACCACTCAACCTGAGTCAG GTACACCAGTCTGTGATGTCATCGTCACAAGACAGAACAGGAGGCAACAACAGCTCCTTGCCCCGTCAGACCACTtaccctcctcccatctcctccaacTCCTCTTACCGCCTGCACGAGGCTGCCTCCATCTTCATCTCTACCCCGAACCTGTACGCCTACCCTGCCTCTGCTGCCCTGGCCTCTGTCTCCCAGGCCGTGGACCAGCTCCATGCCGGCGGCTCTTCTCGACATGCCCGGCCCAATGGGCCCTACTCCTCCCTGGGGCTCCTACATTCCCAGGGACagtaccaccaccagcagcagctgGCGGCCCAGCCTTACCCCGTTCCCCGATCCAGCGCGGCAGCCTACCAGCTCAGCCAAAGAAAGCTCAGTCAGTACCCCTACCTGTGA
- the LOC139557648 gene encoding homeodomain-interacting protein kinase 1-like isoform X1: MASQLQVFSSPSVSSSAYTRTKKLKVENSVWDVSGQVGDNNYTYYQQQGPIQGNGNTSSPSASSFNPAYNSSTSNQGYPSMGGGSREQTVVRAADSTGSARGPSSSSSTSHHVKDAASSSQPGDLYHKQYSNSLKRKSEEVDSSDSVQILEELSAPVLSNRPAPGGGTTTAQSIAHSTSTTKSSNSHSEGDYQLVQHEILCSLSNSYEVLEFLGRGTFGQVAKCWKRGTNEIVAIKILKNHPSYARQGQIEVSILGRLSTENADEFNFVRSYECFQHKNHTCLVFEMLEQNLYDFLKHSKFSPLLLKSIRPVLQQVATALLKLKSLGLIHADLKPENIMLVDPLRQPYRVKVIDFGSASHVSKAVCSTYLQSRYYRAPEIILGLPFCEAIDMWSLGCVIAELFLGWPLYPGASEYDQIRYISQTQGLPAEYLLSEGTKSSRFFNRGPDSSYPLWRLKTPSEHEAELGIKSKEARKYIFNCLDDMMQVNMTSLAGTDIQAEKADRREFIDLLKKMLTLDADKRITPMKTLNHTFVTMTHLLHFPHSSHVKSCFQNMDICKRRVSPFESGKNLFSSSNTSSAATNLTVTFSSQLNQHNQMASTGGQSLSLSSNVPLLNYQSGLYQQATINIPGLHQQSVPLQTRPTQLCGQAEPFQQTLIVCPPTIQGLQSSGKHSGFPVRMDNSVPMVPQNQSTQPLHLQPGMLTQQSCNPLMVATLHAPVAGMAPLYSLPLGCGAGRPGLLEQSPTMLQGWPAGTQQILIPSTWQQMPGMSLQNPSQTQTLVPDSPMGAPLSGGDGSGQQASHWRGRHGSHYHGIKQQDHTLGRHAPAAQFQARSQQGKRSKARHADSRARPVSSLQTAAPMVHNTPLPALSGDPIVISDTPSPAVSIITIHSDTEDEDDGKFPAASSGANQRANVISCVTVHDSHDSDSSTSSPLSPKGLANNSSSSQTSHSFSKSLAIILPLVKTQSGESRVQKTGWHDQPANVSGKSKKGTAQQSSRAGRTSISDRNQSATTSRSQPLNLSQVHQSVMSSSQDRTGGNNSSLPRQTTYPPPISSNSSYRLHEAASIFISTPNLYAYPASAALASVSQAVDQLHAGGSSRHARPNGPYSSLGLLHSQGQYHHQQQLAAQPYPVPRSSAAAYQLSQRKLSQYPYL; the protein is encoded by the exons ATGGCTTCCCAGCTCCAGGttttctcctctccctcagtctcctcCAGCGCATACACCCGCACCAAGAAATTGAAGGTAGAGAACAGTGTGTGGGATGTGAGCGGCCAGGTGGGAGACAACAATTACACTTACTACCAGCAGCAGGGCCCCATCCAGGGCAATGGAAACACATCCTCCCCCTCTGCATCAAGTTTCAACCCAGCATACAACTCCTCCACCTCCAACCAGGGGTATCCATCAATGGGGGGAGGCTCCCGGGAGCAGACAGTCGTACGGGCGGCAGACAGCACAGGCAGTGCCCGGggaccctcttcctcctcctctaccagtCACCATGTCAAGGATGCTGCATCCTCCTCCCAGCCAGGGGACCTATACCACAAGCAGTACAGTAACAGCCTGAAGAGGAAAAGTGAGGAGGTGGACAGCAGTGACAGTGTTCAGATCCTGGAGGAGCTCTCTGCCCCTGTGCTCTCCAACCGCCCCGCTCCTGGTGGGGGGACCACCACAGCCCAGTCAATAGCACATTCCACCTCCACCACTAAGAGTAGTAACTCCCACAGTGAGGGAGACTACCAGCTAGTGCAGCATGAGATCCTGTGTTCTTTGTCTAACAGTTATGAGGTGCTGGAGTTCCTAGGGAGAGGTACATTTGGCCAGGTGGCTAAATGCTGGAAGCGTGGCACCAATGAAATCGTGGCCATCAAGATATTGAAGAATCATCCTTCATATGCCCGGCAAGGTCAAATTGAG GTGAGTATCCTGGGCAGACTGAGCACAGAGAACGCAGACGAGTTCAACTTTGTGCGTTCCTACGAGTGTTTCCAACACAAGAACCACACTTGTCTCGTGTTTGAGATGTTGGAGCAGAATCTCTATGACTTTCTGAAGCACAGCAAGTTCAGCCCGCTGCTGCTCAAGTCCATCCGGCCTGTGCTGCAGCAG GTGGCCACGGCCCTGTTGAAGCTGAAGAGCCTGGGTCTAATCCATGCTGACCTGAAGCCTGAGAACATCATGCTGGTGGATCCTCTCAGACAACCCTACAGGGTGAAGGTCATCGACTTCGGCTCCGCCAGCCACGTTTCTAAGGCAGTGTGTTCCACCTACCTACAGTCACGCTACTACCG GGCGCCAGAGATCATCCTGGGCCTTCCCTTCTGTGAAGCTATAGATATGTGGTCTCTGGGCTGCGTCATTGCTGAACTGTTCTTGGGTTGGCCTCTTTATCCTGGTGCCTCAGAGTATGATCAG ATCCGGTACATCTCCCAGACCCAGGGCCTGCCTGCTGAATACCTCCTGAGTGAAGGCACCAAATCCAGTCGCTTCTTTAACAGAGGCCCTGACTCCAGCTACCCCCTATGGAGGCTCAAG ACTCCTTCAGAGCACGAGGCGGAGCTGGGGATAAAGTCAAAGGAGGCTCGGAAATACATCTTCAACTGTCTGGATGATATGATGCAG GTGAACATGACTAGTCTGGCGGGGACTGACATCCAGGCAGAGAAGGCGGACCGGAGAGAGTTTATTGACCTGCTGAAGAAGATGCTAACGCTGGACGCAGACAAACGCATCACCCCCATGAAGACCCTCAACCACACCTTCGTCACCATGACCCACCTGCTGCACTTCCCTCACAGCTCACA TGTGAAGTCGTGCTTCCAGAACATGGACATTTGCAAGCGAAGGGTCAGCCCTTTCGAGAGTGGAAAGAATCTGTTTTCTAGCAGCAACACCTCCAGTGCAGCTACAAACCTCACTGTTACATTTAGCAGCCAGCTCAACCAGCACAACCAG ATGGCGTCAACCGGTGGCCAGTCCCTGTCCCTGAGCAGCAACGTCCCTCTGCTGAACTACCAGTCGGGGCTGTATCAGCAGGCTACTATCAACATCCCAGGTCTCCACCAGCAAAGTGTCCCTCTGCAGACCAGACCCACCCAGCTGTGTGGCCAGGCAGAGCCTTTCCAGCAGACTCTCATAGTCTGCCCACCCACCATCCAGG GCCTCCAGTCATCCGGTAAACACTCTGGGTTCCCAGTGAGGATGGATAACTCtgttcccatggtgccccagaaCCAGTCCACTCAGCCTCTGCATCTCCAGCCTGGAATGCTCACACAG CAATCCTGCAATCCATTGATGGTAGCCACCCTGCACGCCCCTGTGGCAGGAATGGCCCCTCTGTATTCACTGCCCCTGGGCTGTGGGGCTGGAAGGCCTGGCCTACTGGAACAGAGCCCCACCATGCTG cagggCTGGCCAGCAGGTACCCAGCAGATCCTCATCCCCTCCACGTGGCAGCAGATGCCAGGTATGTCCCTCCAaaaccccagccaaacccagactcTGGTCCCTGACTCCCCCATGGGAGCCCCCCTCTCTGGGGGAGACGGCTCAGGACAACAGGCCTCACACTGGAG GGGTCGTCATGGCAGTCATTACCATGGCATCAAACAGCAGGACCATACACTGGGGCGTCATGCACCTGCGGCCCAGTTCCAAGCAAGATCTCAGCAGGGGAAGAGGTCTAAGGCTCGACATGCCGACAGTAGGGCCAG GCCTGTGTCGTCGCTGCAGACAGCCGCCCCTATGGTCCACAACACACCACTGCCTGCCTTGAGTGGTGATCCAATTGTCATCTCTGATACTCCCAGCCCTGCTGTCAGCATTATCACTATCCATAGTGACACAGAGGACGAGGATGACGGGAAGTTCCCTGCTGCCAG CTCTGGTGCTAACCAGCGGGCCAACGTGATTAGCTGTGTGACAGTCCACGACTCGCATGACTCTGACTCGTCCACCAGCAGTCCCCTGAGCCCCAAGGGCCTGGCCAACAACTCCTCCTCGTCCCAGACCTCCCACTCCTTCTCCAAGTCTCTAGCCATCATCCTGCCCTTAGTGAAGACCCAGTCTGGGGAGAGCAGAGTACAAAAAACAGGTTGGCATG ATCAACCTGCTAATGTCTCTGGTAAATCCAAGAAGGGGACAGCTCAGCAGTCCAGCAGGGCAGGAAGGACCTCCATTTCTGATCGCAACCAGAGTGCCACAACTAGCAGATCCCAACCACTCAACCTGAGTCAG GTACACCAGTCTGTGATGTCATCGTCACAAGACAGAACAGGAGGCAACAACAGCTCCTTGCCCCGTCAGACCACTtaccctcctcccatctcctccaacTCCTCTTACCGCCTGCACGAGGCTGCCTCCATCTTCATCTCTACCCCGAACCTGTACGCCTACCCTGCCTCTGCTGCCCTGGCCTCTGTCTCCCAGGCCGTGGACCAGCTCCATGCCGGCGGCTCTTCTCGACATGCCCGGCCCAATGGGCCCTACTCCTCCCTGGGGCTCCTACATTCCCAGGGACagtaccaccaccagcagcagctgGCGGCCCAGCCTTACCCCGTTCCCCGATCCAGCGCGGCAGCCTACCAGCTCAGCCAAAGAAAGCTCAGTCAGTACCCCTACCTGTGA
- the LOC139557648 gene encoding homeodomain-interacting protein kinase 1-like isoform X3 has protein sequence MASQLQVFSSPSVSSSAYTRTKKLKVENSVWDVSGQVGDNNYTYYQQQGPIQGNGNTSSPSASSFNPAYNSSTSNQGYPSMGGGSREQTVVRAADSTGSARGPSSSSSTSHHVKDAASSSQPGDLYHKQYSNSLKRKSEEVDSSDSVQILEELSAPVLSNRPAPGGGTTTAQSIAHSTSTTKSSNSHSEGDYQLVQHEILCSLSNSYEVLEFLGRGTFGQVAKCWKRGTNEIVAIKILKNHPSYARQGQIEVSILGRLSTENADEFNFVRSYECFQHKNHTCLVFEMLEQNLYDFLKHSKFSPLLLKSIRPVLQQVATALLKLKSLGLIHADLKPENIMLVDPLRQPYRVKVIDFGSASHVSKAVCSTYLQSRYYRAPEIILGLPFCEAIDMWSLGCVIAELFLGWPLYPGASEYDQIRYISQTQGLPAEYLLSEGTKSSRFFNRGPDSSYPLWRLKTPSEHEAELGIKSKEARKYIFNCLDDMMQVNMTSLAGTDIQAEKADRREFIDLLKKMLTLDADKRITPMKTLNHTFVTMTHLLHFPHSSHVKSCFQNMDICKRRVSPFESGKNLFSSSNTSSAATNLTVTFSSQLNQHNQMASTGGQSLSLSSNVPLLNYQSGLYQQATINIPGLHQQSVPLQTRPTQLCGQAEPFQQTLIVCPPTIQGLQSSGKHSGFPVRMDNSVPMVPQNQSTQPLHLQPGMLTQQSCNPLMVATLHAPVAGMAPLYSLPLGCGAGRPGLLEQSPTMLQGWPAGTQQILIPSTWQQMPGMSLQNPSQTQTLVPDSPMGAPLSGGDGSGQQASHWRGRHGSHYHGIKQQDHTLGRHAPAAQFQARSQQGKRSKARHADSRARPVSSLQTAAPMVHNTPLPALSGDPIVISDTPSPAVSIITIHSDTEDEDDGKFPAASSGANQRANVISCVTVHDSHDSDSSTSSPLSPKGLANNSSSSQTSHSFSKSLAIILPLVKTQSGESRVQKTDQPANVSGKSKKGTAQQSSRAGRTSISDRNQSATTSRSQPLNLSQVHQSVMSSSQDRTGGNNSSLPRQTTYPPPISSNSSYRLHEAASIFISTPNLYAYPASAALASVSQAVDQLHAGGSSRHARPNGPYSSLGLLHSQGQYHHQQQLAAQPYPVPRSSAAAYQLSQRKLSQYPYL, from the exons ATGGCTTCCCAGCTCCAGGttttctcctctccctcagtctcctcCAGCGCATACACCCGCACCAAGAAATTGAAGGTAGAGAACAGTGTGTGGGATGTGAGCGGCCAGGTGGGAGACAACAATTACACTTACTACCAGCAGCAGGGCCCCATCCAGGGCAATGGAAACACATCCTCCCCCTCTGCATCAAGTTTCAACCCAGCATACAACTCCTCCACCTCCAACCAGGGGTATCCATCAATGGGGGGAGGCTCCCGGGAGCAGACAGTCGTACGGGCGGCAGACAGCACAGGCAGTGCCCGGggaccctcttcctcctcctctaccagtCACCATGTCAAGGATGCTGCATCCTCCTCCCAGCCAGGGGACCTATACCACAAGCAGTACAGTAACAGCCTGAAGAGGAAAAGTGAGGAGGTGGACAGCAGTGACAGTGTTCAGATCCTGGAGGAGCTCTCTGCCCCTGTGCTCTCCAACCGCCCCGCTCCTGGTGGGGGGACCACCACAGCCCAGTCAATAGCACATTCCACCTCCACCACTAAGAGTAGTAACTCCCACAGTGAGGGAGACTACCAGCTAGTGCAGCATGAGATCCTGTGTTCTTTGTCTAACAGTTATGAGGTGCTGGAGTTCCTAGGGAGAGGTACATTTGGCCAGGTGGCTAAATGCTGGAAGCGTGGCACCAATGAAATCGTGGCCATCAAGATATTGAAGAATCATCCTTCATATGCCCGGCAAGGTCAAATTGAG GTGAGTATCCTGGGCAGACTGAGCACAGAGAACGCAGACGAGTTCAACTTTGTGCGTTCCTACGAGTGTTTCCAACACAAGAACCACACTTGTCTCGTGTTTGAGATGTTGGAGCAGAATCTCTATGACTTTCTGAAGCACAGCAAGTTCAGCCCGCTGCTGCTCAAGTCCATCCGGCCTGTGCTGCAGCAG GTGGCCACGGCCCTGTTGAAGCTGAAGAGCCTGGGTCTAATCCATGCTGACCTGAAGCCTGAGAACATCATGCTGGTGGATCCTCTCAGACAACCCTACAGGGTGAAGGTCATCGACTTCGGCTCCGCCAGCCACGTTTCTAAGGCAGTGTGTTCCACCTACCTACAGTCACGCTACTACCG GGCGCCAGAGATCATCCTGGGCCTTCCCTTCTGTGAAGCTATAGATATGTGGTCTCTGGGCTGCGTCATTGCTGAACTGTTCTTGGGTTGGCCTCTTTATCCTGGTGCCTCAGAGTATGATCAG ATCCGGTACATCTCCCAGACCCAGGGCCTGCCTGCTGAATACCTCCTGAGTGAAGGCACCAAATCCAGTCGCTTCTTTAACAGAGGCCCTGACTCCAGCTACCCCCTATGGAGGCTCAAG ACTCCTTCAGAGCACGAGGCGGAGCTGGGGATAAAGTCAAAGGAGGCTCGGAAATACATCTTCAACTGTCTGGATGATATGATGCAG GTGAACATGACTAGTCTGGCGGGGACTGACATCCAGGCAGAGAAGGCGGACCGGAGAGAGTTTATTGACCTGCTGAAGAAGATGCTAACGCTGGACGCAGACAAACGCATCACCCCCATGAAGACCCTCAACCACACCTTCGTCACCATGACCCACCTGCTGCACTTCCCTCACAGCTCACA TGTGAAGTCGTGCTTCCAGAACATGGACATTTGCAAGCGAAGGGTCAGCCCTTTCGAGAGTGGAAAGAATCTGTTTTCTAGCAGCAACACCTCCAGTGCAGCTACAAACCTCACTGTTACATTTAGCAGCCAGCTCAACCAGCACAACCAG ATGGCGTCAACCGGTGGCCAGTCCCTGTCCCTGAGCAGCAACGTCCCTCTGCTGAACTACCAGTCGGGGCTGTATCAGCAGGCTACTATCAACATCCCAGGTCTCCACCAGCAAAGTGTCCCTCTGCAGACCAGACCCACCCAGCTGTGTGGCCAGGCAGAGCCTTTCCAGCAGACTCTCATAGTCTGCCCACCCACCATCCAGG GCCTCCAGTCATCCGGTAAACACTCTGGGTTCCCAGTGAGGATGGATAACTCtgttcccatggtgccccagaaCCAGTCCACTCAGCCTCTGCATCTCCAGCCTGGAATGCTCACACAG CAATCCTGCAATCCATTGATGGTAGCCACCCTGCACGCCCCTGTGGCAGGAATGGCCCCTCTGTATTCACTGCCCCTGGGCTGTGGGGCTGGAAGGCCTGGCCTACTGGAACAGAGCCCCACCATGCTG cagggCTGGCCAGCAGGTACCCAGCAGATCCTCATCCCCTCCACGTGGCAGCAGATGCCAGGTATGTCCCTCCAaaaccccagccaaacccagactcTGGTCCCTGACTCCCCCATGGGAGCCCCCCTCTCTGGGGGAGACGGCTCAGGACAACAGGCCTCACACTGGAG GGGTCGTCATGGCAGTCATTACCATGGCATCAAACAGCAGGACCATACACTGGGGCGTCATGCACCTGCGGCCCAGTTCCAAGCAAGATCTCAGCAGGGGAAGAGGTCTAAGGCTCGACATGCCGACAGTAGGGCCAG GCCTGTGTCGTCGCTGCAGACAGCCGCCCCTATGGTCCACAACACACCACTGCCTGCCTTGAGTGGTGATCCAATTGTCATCTCTGATACTCCCAGCCCTGCTGTCAGCATTATCACTATCCATAGTGACACAGAGGACGAGGATGACGGGAAGTTCCCTGCTGCCAG CTCTGGTGCTAACCAGCGGGCCAACGTGATTAGCTGTGTGACAGTCCACGACTCGCATGACTCTGACTCGTCCACCAGCAGTCCCCTGAGCCCCAAGGGCCTGGCCAACAACTCCTCCTCGTCCCAGACCTCCCACTCCTTCTCCAAGTCTCTAGCCATCATCCTGCCCTTAGTGAAGACCCAGTCTGGGGAGAGCAGAGTACAAAAAACAG ATCAACCTGCTAATGTCTCTGGTAAATCCAAGAAGGGGACAGCTCAGCAGTCCAGCAGGGCAGGAAGGACCTCCATTTCTGATCGCAACCAGAGTGCCACAACTAGCAGATCCCAACCACTCAACCTGAGTCAG GTACACCAGTCTGTGATGTCATCGTCACAAGACAGAACAGGAGGCAACAACAGCTCCTTGCCCCGTCAGACCACTtaccctcctcccatctcctccaacTCCTCTTACCGCCTGCACGAGGCTGCCTCCATCTTCATCTCTACCCCGAACCTGTACGCCTACCCTGCCTCTGCTGCCCTGGCCTCTGTCTCCCAGGCCGTGGACCAGCTCCATGCCGGCGGCTCTTCTCGACATGCCCGGCCCAATGGGCCCTACTCCTCCCTGGGGCTCCTACATTCCCAGGGACagtaccaccaccagcagcagctgGCGGCCCAGCCTTACCCCGTTCCCCGATCCAGCGCGGCAGCCTACCAGCTCAGCCAAAGAAAGCTCAGTCAGTACCCCTACCTGTGA